From Gimesia panareensis, the proteins below share one genomic window:
- a CDS encoding biotin--[acetyl-CoA-carboxylase] ligase → MLPFTAEDLKAVRAETFIEHLDYFESLASTNSWALHTHCTPSPSERETSFPALVLTGNQTAGRGRGNNAWWSAEGGLTFSLVVDASQLGIPLEKQPLIALATGLAVCETLARQAPEHTLQLKWPNDVFLAGKKVSGILVETSASQPGLVVIGVGVNLNNSFLSAEAELQSLGTSLYETTGQKFPLAPALIDLINAIENRLYDVAGDRGELMPTWRRYCLLTGRDIRINTGRETRAGTCLEIDDQGYLILQTEDGRERIISGTIEHF, encoded by the coding sequence ATGTTGCCGTTCACAGCTGAGGATCTGAAAGCAGTCCGGGCGGAAACGTTCATCGAACATCTGGATTATTTCGAGAGCCTGGCCTCCACCAATTCCTGGGCCCTGCACACGCACTGCACTCCCTCCCCCTCCGAACGCGAGACCAGCTTCCCCGCACTCGTCCTCACCGGCAATCAGACAGCTGGCCGCGGGCGAGGCAACAACGCCTGGTGGTCGGCTGAAGGGGGGCTCACGTTCTCCCTGGTCGTCGATGCCAGCCAGCTCGGTATCCCTCTGGAAAAGCAACCCCTGATCGCCCTGGCGACCGGGCTCGCCGTCTGTGAAACACTCGCCAGACAGGCCCCCGAACATACGCTCCAACTGAAATGGCCCAACGACGTCTTCCTCGCCGGCAAAAAGGTCTCCGGCATTCTCGTCGAAACTTCCGCCAGTCAGCCCGGCCTGGTCGTCATCGGCGTCGGCGTCAATCTCAACAACTCGTTCCTCTCCGCCGAAGCCGAACTGCAGTCGCTGGGCACCTCGCTCTACGAAACAACCGGGCAGAAGTTTCCCCTGGCCCCTGCGCTGATCGACCTCATCAACGCCATCGAGAACAGGCTCTACGATGTCGCGGGAGACCGCGGAGAACTGATGCCGACCTGGAGGCGTTACTGCCTGCTCACCGGCCGCGACATTCGCATCAACACCGGTCGCGAAACCCGGGCAGGAACCTGTCTGGAAATCGACGATCAGGGGTATCTGATCCTGCAGACCGAGGACGGTCGCGAACGCATCATCAGTGGCACCATCGAACATTTTTAA
- a CDS encoding STAS domain-containing protein, with protein MVENLEIFEVELAAPNLVVVPLGSTIQFQYSNVQVESNKVLRLFDAPDIKNVIIDLSRVDYLDSIIIGSLIRLLQRARQTGGQAVFCNACENMQNILKCIKVGTLWPLFDTREEALTAVTATS; from the coding sequence ATGGTAGAAAATCTGGAAATCTTTGAAGTCGAACTGGCCGCCCCGAATCTGGTGGTCGTCCCGCTCGGTTCGACAATTCAGTTTCAATACAGCAACGTGCAGGTCGAATCCAACAAGGTCCTCAGGCTCTTCGATGCCCCTGATATCAAAAACGTGATCATCGACCTCTCCCGCGTCGACTACCTCGATTCGATTATTATCGGCTCGCTGATCCGCCTCCTGCAACGGGCCCGGCAGACCGGCGGACAGGCCGTTTTCTGTAACGCCTGCGAGAACATGCAGAATATTCTCAAGTGCATCAAGGTAGGCACTCTCTGGCCCCTGTTTGACACCCGCGAAGAAGCGCTGACTGCGGTTACCGCAACTTCGTAA
- a CDS encoding DUF2062 domain-containing protein, translated as MSSTKPAWTLNPRVLLRSILMLDDTAHSIALGTALGMFIALTPTVGIQMMLVVCLAFVTRPFFKFNQVAALITVYISNPLTMVPIYWFDYKVGTFYVGGSLTQKDFARILEFEGFSGWWQTVKQLLLEVGSPLIIGSLIVSTFFALITYPIMLRLLLRFKRPRSNDGPDDSDTQTVRPAQTVDSEQSMKSVHLHSS; from the coding sequence ATGTCATCAACCAAACCAGCCTGGACTCTGAACCCGCGAGTGCTTCTGCGCTCGATCCTCATGCTGGATGACACTGCCCATTCGATCGCGTTGGGAACGGCGCTCGGGATGTTTATCGCGCTGACGCCGACCGTGGGCATTCAGATGATGCTGGTGGTCTGCCTGGCCTTTGTGACACGGCCGTTTTTTAAATTTAACCAGGTCGCGGCTCTGATTACGGTTTATATCTCCAATCCACTGACGATGGTGCCCATCTACTGGTTCGACTATAAAGTCGGCACGTTTTATGTCGGTGGTTCACTGACGCAGAAAGACTTCGCCCGGATTCTGGAATTCGAGGGTTTCAGCGGATGGTGGCAAACGGTGAAACAGCTGCTGTTGGAGGTCGGATCGCCGCTGATTATCGGTTCGTTGATCGTATCGACCTTCTTCGCACTGATCACCTATCCGATCATGCTGCGACTATTGCTGCGATTCAAACGCCCCCGCTCGAATGATGGTCCGGATGACTCCGACACACAGACCGTGCGTCCTGCCCAGACGGTCGACTCGGAACAGAGCATGAAATCCGTGCATCTGCATTCCAGTTAG
- a CDS encoding carbohydrate kinase family protein — translation MSSPRYDCLCAGIIVADHVCKAIDHMPRPGELVLTDEMSLTIGGCASNVAADLARLDRRAAIAGIVGQDVFGQYVEESLAASGVHCEYLMKSDTLPTSGSFVINVQGEDRRFIHSVAANSLFTGETVTEEQIRSSRILYLGGYCLSEELSPENVARMFEVARDAGVITVLDVVTPKPADYWQMLKPVLPLSDYFLPNNDEGELITGEADPLKQAQAFRDAGANSVIITCGGQGSILLDAERSLRSEIYPVDLVDGTGSGDAFVAGFIHGLLEEGSPEACLRYGSALGHSCVRATGATAGIFTRDELNEFVAAHDLRVETLS, via the coding sequence ATGTCGTCTCCCAGGTATGACTGTTTGTGTGCGGGGATCATCGTTGCAGACCATGTGTGCAAAGCGATCGACCATATGCCCCGTCCGGGCGAGCTGGTACTGACGGATGAGATGAGTCTGACGATTGGCGGCTGTGCTTCCAATGTCGCCGCGGACCTCGCACGACTGGATCGCCGGGCTGCGATCGCGGGAATTGTGGGACAGGACGTGTTCGGGCAGTATGTGGAAGAGAGCCTGGCGGCCTCGGGAGTGCACTGCGAGTACCTGATGAAATCGGACACGCTGCCGACCAGCGGTTCGTTTGTGATCAATGTGCAGGGCGAAGATCGCCGGTTCATCCATTCGGTCGCAGCGAATTCCCTGTTCACCGGTGAGACGGTGACGGAGGAGCAGATCCGCTCCAGCCGGATCCTGTACCTGGGAGGTTACTGTCTTTCAGAAGAGCTGTCTCCCGAGAATGTCGCGCGGATGTTCGAGGTGGCCCGCGATGCGGGAGTGATCACGGTGCTGGATGTGGTGACGCCGAAGCCCGCTGATTACTGGCAGATGTTGAAGCCGGTGCTTCCCTTGAGCGATTATTTCCTGCCGAACAATGATGAGGGGGAACTGATCACGGGAGAAGCGGATCCGCTGAAGCAGGCCCAGGCCTTCCGGGATGCGGGGGCGAACTCGGTGATCATCACCTGTGGCGGCCAGGGGAGTATTCTGCTGGATGCGGAACGTTCACTGCGGTCTGAGATTTATCCGGTGGACCTGGTGGACGGGACAGGGAGCGGGGATGCGTTCGTGGCCGGTTTCATTCACGGGCTGCTGGAAGAGGGGAGCCCGGAGGCCTGCCTGCGTTACGGTTCGGCACTGGGGCACAGCTGTGTGCGTGCCACCGGTGCGACCGCGGGAATTTTCACGCGTGACGAGCTGAACGAGTTCGTTGCGGCTCATGATCTGCGTGTGGAAACCCTGTCATAG
- a CDS encoding SGNH/GDSL hydrolase family protein, with translation MQTLMGKRVLFLALLTALALNTTTFAAEKSKHNFGRWENSISQFEKQDQKQGVQTGGILFVGSSSIRMWDLKKYYPDLPVINRGFGGSEIVDSTHFAERLILKHKPKVIFLYAGDNDIARGRTAKEVANDFKQFVSVVHKALPETRIVFISVKPSLSRWKLADTMKTANKLIKEQCAQHDYLAFADVWDPMLGKDGKPRPELFKADGLHMQHEGYLIWKKAIAPYLPQN, from the coding sequence ATGCAAACATTAATGGGAAAACGAGTTCTCTTTCTCGCTCTGCTGACCGCCCTGGCTCTGAATACAACCACCTTCGCTGCAGAGAAATCAAAACATAATTTCGGACGCTGGGAAAACTCCATTTCCCAGTTTGAAAAACAGGACCAGAAACAGGGAGTCCAGACAGGCGGCATCCTGTTTGTCGGGAGCTCTTCGATCCGCATGTGGGACCTGAAAAAATATTATCCCGATCTCCCCGTCATCAATCGTGGTTTCGGTGGATCGGAAATCGTGGACTCCACGCACTTCGCCGAACGGCTCATTCTCAAACACAAACCCAAAGTCATTTTCCTCTACGCCGGCGACAATGACATCGCCCGCGGTCGCACTGCCAAAGAAGTGGCCAACGACTTTAAACAGTTCGTCTCCGTCGTTCACAAGGCCCTGCCCGAGACCCGCATCGTCTTCATCTCGGTCAAACCCAGTCTCAGCCGCTGGAAACTGGCAGACACGATGAAAACCGCCAACAAGTTGATCAAAGAGCAGTGTGCACAACATGATTACCTGGCATTCGCAGACGTCTGGGATCCCATGCTGGGCAAAGATGGCAAACCCCGCCCCGAACTCTTCAAGGCGGATGGACTGCACATGCAGCACGAGGGCTACCTGATCTGGAAAAAAGCCATCGCACCCTATCTGCCTCAAAACTGA
- the folP gene encoding dihydropteroate synthase codes for MSVPASDPSQSLPDQPRLWNCCSRTITLADPPLLMGILNVTPDSFSDGGEVTDVDAAVKKGLRLIEQGADILDIGGESTRPGADPVSLDEELRRVVPVVQQLAQQTDIPISIDTTKAEVARQTINAGAVIINDISGLTFDPDMIPLAARTGAGVICMHIQGTPQTMQENPEYENVVTDLKHWFQQRLQELLQAGIQPQSIVLDPGIGFGKTAEHNLQILSHIRDFQALGYPVLIGHSRKRFLSKLLGRTVEERLAGTVGVSIALASQAVEILRLHDVEANRDAISAWKAVTARVT; via the coding sequence GTGTCGGTGCCTGCTTCGGATCCTTCTCAGTCTCTGCCAGATCAGCCGCGCCTCTGGAACTGTTGTTCCCGCACGATTACGCTGGCAGATCCTCCTTTGCTGATGGGCATCCTCAATGTCACACCGGACAGCTTTTCCGATGGGGGAGAGGTTACGGATGTGGACGCAGCCGTCAAGAAAGGTTTGCGATTAATCGAGCAGGGTGCTGACATCCTGGACATTGGTGGTGAATCCACACGTCCGGGGGCCGACCCCGTCTCGCTGGATGAGGAACTCCGCCGCGTCGTCCCCGTCGTTCAGCAACTCGCGCAACAGACGGACATCCCGATCTCCATTGATACTACCAAGGCCGAAGTCGCCCGCCAGACCATCAATGCCGGTGCGGTGATTATCAACGACATCTCCGGACTCACCTTCGATCCGGACATGATCCCCCTCGCTGCCCGGACCGGCGCGGGAGTCATCTGCATGCATATCCAGGGCACTCCCCAGACGATGCAGGAGAACCCGGAATATGAGAATGTCGTCACAGATCTGAAGCACTGGTTTCAGCAGCGACTCCAGGAACTGCTCCAGGCCGGCATTCAACCACAGAGTATCGTCCTCGATCCCGGCATCGGGTTCGGTAAAACAGCCGAACACAATCTGCAGATTCTGTCTCACATTCGCGATTTCCAGGCACTGGGCTACCCGGTTCTCATCGGACATTCCCGCAAACGCTTTTTATCGAAGCTCCTCGGACGTACAGTGGAAGAACGACTCGCGGGAACCGTCGGAGTCTCGATTGCCCTGGCTAGTCAGGCCGTTGAGATTCTGCGCCTGCATGATGTCGAAGCCAATCGGGATGCCATCTCGGCCTGGAAAGCGGTCACCGCGCGTGTCACCTGA